The Burkholderia lata genome contains a region encoding:
- the greA gene encoding transcription elongation factor GreA, producing the protein MSTIPLTKRGAELLRDELQRLKSVERPAVINAISEARAQGDLSENAEYDAAKEKQGFIEGRIAELESKLSAAQVIDPTVLDAEGRVVFASTVELEDLESGDTVKYQIVGDDEADIDHGLISVSSPIARALIGKSEGDVAAVQAPSGVREYEIISVSYI; encoded by the coding sequence ATGAGCACCATTCCGTTGACAAAGCGTGGCGCAGAACTCCTGCGCGATGAATTGCAGCGCCTCAAGTCCGTCGAGCGGCCGGCCGTGATCAACGCGATCTCGGAGGCCCGCGCACAGGGCGATCTGTCCGAAAACGCCGAATACGATGCTGCGAAGGAAAAGCAGGGCTTCATCGAGGGTCGTATCGCGGAACTCGAATCGAAGCTGTCGGCTGCGCAGGTCATCGATCCGACTGTGCTCGATGCCGAAGGCCGTGTGGTTTTCGCATCGACCGTCGAACTCGAGGATCTCGAGTCGGGCGATACCGTCAAGTATCAGATCGTCGGCGACGACGAAGCCGATATCGATCACGGCCTGATCTCGGTCAGCTCGCCGATCGCACGCGCACTGATCGGCAAGTCCGAAGGCGACGTCGCGGCCGTGCAGGCGCCGAGCGGCGTGCGCGAGTACGAAATCATCTCGGTCAGCTACATCTGA
- a CDS encoding DUF4149 domain-containing protein — protein sequence MPHRVFRLLSAVWVGSLLTIGYAVAPVLFKTLERMTAGSVAAQLFRIEAILGVVCGVLLLALSNQQVRRGSNEYRRVRWVVAAMVVCVLVGYFALQPFMNALRVAAMDAGTDIANSPYASRFGMLHGVSSVFYLVESVLGLMLIWRLPARDA from the coding sequence ATGCCGCATCGCGTGTTCCGTCTGCTGTCGGCCGTATGGGTCGGCAGCCTGCTGACGATCGGGTATGCGGTCGCGCCCGTGCTGTTCAAAACGCTGGAGCGGATGACGGCCGGTTCGGTCGCCGCCCAGCTGTTCCGTATCGAGGCGATCCTCGGTGTCGTATGTGGTGTGCTGCTGCTCGCGCTGTCGAACCAGCAGGTGCGGCGGGGCAGCAACGAATATCGCCGCGTGCGCTGGGTCGTCGCCGCGATGGTCGTGTGCGTGCTGGTCGGGTATTTCGCGCTGCAGCCGTTCATGAACGCGCTGCGGGTAGCCGCGATGGATGCGGGCACCGATATCGCAAACTCGCCGTATGCGAGCCGCTTCGGGATGCTGCACGGCGTCTCGAGCGTGTTCTACCTGGTCGAGAGTGTGCTGGGGCTGATGCTGATCTGGCGTCTGCCGGCGCGCGACGCCTGA
- a CDS encoding YhbY family RNA-binding protein has product MPALSLSPAERSALRSQAHALKPVVLIGAEGLTDAVLKEIKVHLDAHQLIKIRVFGDERDERIAIYDEICDRLSAAPIQHIGKLLVIWKPEAAVAAPARGRRAGTVPSAAEAIDDKKGRAPRTVKVVKVSPNASPVRRPKPTKVVVRGNERVTAGGNVKRAKKRQASTKRPFQDK; this is encoded by the coding sequence ATGCCCGCCCTTTCGCTTTCTCCCGCCGAGCGCTCCGCGCTGCGCTCCCAGGCCCATGCGCTCAAGCCCGTCGTGCTGATCGGCGCCGAAGGGCTGACCGACGCCGTGCTGAAGGAAATCAAGGTGCACCTCGACGCGCACCAGTTGATCAAGATCCGCGTGTTCGGCGACGAGCGCGACGAGCGCATCGCGATCTACGACGAGATCTGCGATCGCCTGAGCGCGGCGCCGATCCAGCACATCGGCAAGCTGCTGGTGATCTGGAAACCCGAAGCCGCCGTGGCGGCCCCGGCCCGCGGCCGTCGTGCCGGCACCGTGCCGAGCGCGGCCGAAGCCATCGACGACAAGAAAGGCCGTGCACCGCGCACCGTCAAGGTCGTCAAGGTGTCGCCGAACGCGAGCCCGGTGCGCCGCCCGAAGCCGACGAAGGTCGTCGTGCGCGGCAACGAGCGCGTGACGGCAGGCGGTAACGTGAAGCGCGCCAAGAAGCGCCAGGCCAGCACGAAGCGTCCGTTCCAGGACAAGTAA